In one Thunnus maccoyii chromosome 12, fThuMac1.1, whole genome shotgun sequence genomic region, the following are encoded:
- the fem1a gene encoding protein fem-1 homolog A, which translates to MDITTAVFNAARDGKLKLIQKLLSNKTPEELEALAEEKTQGGTPLLIASRYGHLEVVDYLLEHCKANVELGGSVNFDGETIEGAPPLWAASAAGHLPVVKTLLKHGASVNNATLTNSTPLRAACFDGHLEIVRYLVEHRADMEVANRHGHTCLMISCYKGHKEIAKFLLDRGADVNRKSVKGNTALHDCAESGSLDIMKMLLKCNARMERDGYGMTPLLAASVTGHTNIVEYLAHQPRTSREERIDALELLGATFVDKKRDLLGAMRYWRRAMELRQPGDKAGSLTKPPPGPPIPAYGCAQEVNTAEELEALITDPDEMRMQALLVRERILGPSHPDTSYYIRYRGAVYADSGNFERCISLWKYALDMQQSNLDPLSPMTASSFLSFAELFSFVLQDRAKGTLSTRITFHDLMTVLGKSVREVERAVAQKDNPPEAPQFTKALSIILHLIFLLEKLECNPEQEHQKKHTVYRLLKLNPRGRCGFTPLHMAVDKETTSVGRYPVGRFPSQAVASLLLECGADVDSRDCENNTPLHIAASNGCPEIMALLMKAGAHFDATNAQRKTAYELLDEQNSGHPALYPLNYVTLQCLAARAIEKHRLPYRGLISEEMEAFIELH; encoded by the coding sequence ATGGATATAACGACGGCGGTTTTCAACGCGGCCAGAGATGGTAAGCTGAAACTTATCCAGAAGTTGCTGAGCAACAAAACTCCTGAGGAGCTGGAGGCTCTAGCCGAGGAGAAGACACAGGGAGGCACCCCTCTGTTGATAGCTTCTCGATACGGACATTTAGAGGTTGTAGATTACCTCCTTGAACATTGTAAAGCAAATGTTGAACTCGGAGGGTCTGTCAACTTTGACGGAGAGACCATCGAAGGGGCTCCGCCGCTGTGGGCGGCTTCGGCAGCCGGTCACCTCCCTGTGGTTAAAACGCTACTGAAACACGGTGCCTCAGTGAACAATGCAACACTAACTAACTCAACGCCGCTGCGAGCTGCCTGCTTCGACGGTCACCTGGAGATCGTCCGCTACCTGGTGGAGCACAGAGCTGACATGGAGGTGGCCAACAGACACGGCCACACCTGCCTCATGATCTCCTGTTACAAAGGCCACAAGGAGATAGCCAAGTTCCTCCTGGACCGTGGTGCCGATGTCAACCGCAAGAGTGTCAAAGGAAACACTGCTCTCCACGACTGTGCTGAGTCAGGTAGTCTGGACATCATGAAGATGCTGTTAAAGTGCAATGCTCGAATGGAGAGAGATGGATATGGCATGACCCCGCTTCTAGCTGCAAGTGTGACAGGGCACACCAACATTGTGGAATACCTTGCCCATCAGCCTCGCACCTCCAGAGAGGAACGCATCGATGCACTAGAACTCCTTGGGGCTACTTTTGTGGACAAAAAGCGGGATCTCCTGGGAGCGATGAGGTACTGGAGAAGGGCCATGGAGCTGAGGCAGCCAGGGGACAAAGCCGGTTCCCTGACTAAGCCTCCACCGGGGCCCCCTATCCCTGCCTATGGCTGTGCACAAGAGGTGAACACTGCAGAGGAACTGGAAGCTTTGATCACAGACCCTGATGAAATGAGGATGCAGGCTTTGTTGGTTCGCGAGCGCATCCTGGGACCATCCCACCCAGACACCTCCTATTACATCCGCTACAGGGGAGCTGTGTATGCAGACTCAGGCAATTTTGAACGATGCATCAGTCTGTGGAAATATGCTTTAGACATGCAGCAGAGCAATCTAGACCCTCTCAGTCCCATGACAGCCTCCAGCTTCTTGTCTTTTGCAGAGCTCTTCTCTTTTGTCCTTCAAGACCGGGCTAAAGGCACCCTGTCAACACGCATCACCTTCCACGATCTGATGACTGTGCTGGGGAAAAGCGTGAGGGAAGTAGAGCGAGCTGTGGCGCAGAAGGACAACCCCCCAGAAGCTCCTCAGTTCACCAAAGCCCTCTCCATCATCCTCCACCTCATCTTTCTCCTGGAGAAGCTGGAGTGCAACCCAGAGCAGGAGCATCAGAAGAAGCACACAGTATACCGCCTGCTAAAGCTTAATCCACGAGGCCGATGCGGCTTCACTCCTCTTCACATGGCTGTAGACAAGGAGACCACGTCTGTGGGCCGTTACCCCGTCGGCCGCTTCCCCTCCCAGGCGGTGGCATCGCTGCTCCTAGAGTGCGGCGCAGACGTCGATTCACGTGACTGTGAGAACAACACGCCACTCCACATCGCTGCTAGCAATGGTTGCCCAGAGATTATGGCACTACTTATGAAGGCCGGGGCTCACTTTGACGCTACAAATGCACAGAGGAAGACAGCCTACGAGCTGTTAGATGAGCAGAATAGCGGACACCCAGCCCTCTACCCGCTGAACTATGTCACCCTTCAGTGCCTGGCGGCGCGTGCAATTGAGAAGCACAGACTGCCCTACAGGGGACTCATCTCTGAGGAGATGGAGGCTTTCATTGAGCTGCACTGA